A section of the Methanobrevibacter sp. genome encodes:
- a CDS encoding V-type ATP synthase subunit H, whose amino-acid sequence MAEISDAIAMIKKAESDAEQLIVDSEAQSQELINESQVKAEEIISQAKLQAEDDAKDTVFDAEDKAKKEAQTIAEQSKVEVKSLKDKAMANVDEAASIIVKNIL is encoded by the coding sequence ATGGCAGAGATATCAGACGCAATCGCAATGATAAAAAAAGCTGAATCTGATGCTGAACAACTTATTGTTGATTCAGAAGCTCAATCACAAGAGTTAATCAATGAATCACAAGTTAAAGCTGAAGAAATCATTTCTCAAGCTAAATTGCAAGCAGAAGACGACGCTAAAGATACTGTTTTTGATGCAGAAGATAAAGCTAAAAAAGAAGCACAAACAATTGCTGAGCAATCCAAAGTGGAAGTTAAATCCCTTAAAGATAAAGCTATGGCAAATGTTGATGAAGCTGCTTCCATTATTGTCAAAAATATTTTGTAG